A window of Rhododendron vialii isolate Sample 1 chromosome 11a, ASM3025357v1 contains these coding sequences:
- the LOC131308373 gene encoding probable carboxylesterase 12: protein MASPTPELLFDVPNFMRVYKDGTVERFIGTETVPASTDPTTGVRSKDAVIDQETGVSARIYIPKTTANPNNKKLPLFVYFHGGGFCMETAVSPTYHHYLNSLAAEANVVVVSVDYRRAPEHPLPAAYDDSWASIKWAASHSKGGGPEGWLNECVDFDRVFFAGDSAGANIAHHMGIRVGSENPDGFKLAGIALIHPYFGGEEPIGGERDNAAGKAMGDKLWLFACPTSSGLDDPLFNPGKDPNISKMGCGKVLVCVGEKDMLRDRGWYYKEELVKSGWGGVVEVMEAEGENHVFHLINPTCDNAVAMLKRLAAFLN, encoded by the coding sequence ATGGCTTCACCCACACCCGAATTACTCTTCGATGTCCCCAACTTCATGCGGGTCTACAAAGACGGCACCGTGGAGAGATTTATCGGCACCGAAACCGTCCCCGCTTCCACCGATCCAACCACCGGCGTCCGATCGAAAGACGCCGTGATCGATCAAGAAACAGGGGTCTCTGCTCGAATCTACATCCCCAAAACAACCGCAAACCCGAATAACAAGAAGCTTCCCCTTTTCGTGTACTTCCACGGAGGCGGTTTCTGCATGGAAACCGCCGTCTCTCCCACGTACCACCACTATCTCAATTCACTTGCCGCGGAAGCTAATGTCGTTGTTGTCTCCGTCGACTACAGGAGGGCCCCCGAGCACCCTCTTCCCGCTGCCTACGACGATTCGTGGGCCTCGATCAAGTGGGCCGCTTCTCACTCCAAAGGAGGTGGTCCCGAGGGATGGCTAAATGAATGCGTTGATTTCGATCGTGTGTTTTTTGCAGGGGACAGCGCGGGGGCTAATATAGCTCATCACATGGGCATCCGGGTCGGGTCGGAAAACCCGGATGGTTTCAAGCTTGCTGGGATTGCTTTAATCCATCCGTATTTCGGAGGGGAGGAACCGATTGGTGGCGAACGCGATAACGCCGCTGGCAAAGCGATGGGTGACAAACTATGGCTCTTTGCTTGCCCGACATCAAGCGGGCTGGATGACCCGTTGTTCAACCCGGGAAAGGATCCGAATATTTCGAAGATGGGCTGTGGCAAGGTGTTGGTTTGTGTTGGTGAGAAAGATATGCTGAGGGATAGGGGATGGTATTACAAGGAGGAATTGGTGAAGagtgggtggggtggggtggtggAGGTTATGGAGGCTGAAGGGGAGAACCATGTGTTCCATTTGATTAATCCAACTTGTGACAACGCTGTGGCTATGCTCAAGAGATTGGCTGCTTTCTTGAACTGA
- the LOC131308374 gene encoding probable carboxylesterase 13, which yields MESNNLEIEYDLSPLCIVYKDGKVERLIGTEIVPPSAADSETGVGSKDVVIEPDTGVSARLYKPKPTNSDQKLPVLVYFHGGAFLVQTAFSPTYQPFLNSLASQANVIIVSVEYRRAPEHPLPVGYDDSWAAVKWVVSHSGGDGEEDWLGDCADFGRVFFAGDSSGANIAHNMAIRVGSDGLDGGKLAGLVLMHPFFWGKDPTGDETTDVGVREYLEKVWLSACPTSTGLDDPWINPVMDPKWSGMGCAKVLVVVAEGDVLKHRGWLYYEELGKSTGWGGEVEIMETEGEEHVFYLEKPHCDKAKDLVKRVATFLKSESSI from the coding sequence ATGGAATCAAACAATCTTGAAATCGAATATGATTTATCTCCGCTCTGTATTGTATACAAGGATGGCAAAGTGGAGAGATTAATCGGCACCGAAATCGTTCCCCCTTCGGCTGCGGATTCAGAAACGGGTGTCGGGTCCAAAGACGTTGTCATTGAACCCGACACCGGCGTATCCGCCCGGCTCTACAAGCCCAAACCCACAAACTCCGATCAAAAACTCCCCGTCCTAGTTTACTTTCACGGCGGCGCATTCTTGGTCCAAACGGCCTTCTCTCCCACGTACCAGCCATTTCTCAATTCACTTGCATCCCAAGCTAACGTTATTATAGTCTCCGTCGAGTACAGAAGAGCTCCGGAGCACCCGCTCCCGGTCGGGTACGATGATTCCTGGGCCGCCGTGAAATGGGTCGTGTCTCACTCCGGCGGAGACGGTGAGGAGGACTGGCTGGGAGATTGTGCTGATTTCGGGCGTGTGTTCTTCGCAGGAGATAGTTCTGGTGCAAATATAGCTCATAACATGGCCATCCGGGTCGGGTCGGACGGGTTGGATGGTGGGAAACTCGCGGGGTTGGTTTTGATGCATCCGTTTTTCTGGGGGAAAGACCCGACTGGTGATGAAACCACTGACGTGGGTGTACGAGAATATCTAGAGAAGGTGTGGCTTTCCGCATGCCCGACGAGTACCGGGCTGGACGATCCGTGGATCAACCCGGTGATGGATCCGAAATGGTCAGGCATGGGATGTGCCAAGGTCTTGGTGGTTGTAGCAGAGGGAGATGTTTTGAAACACAGAGGTTGGTTATACTATGAGGAATTGGGAAAGAGTACTGGGTGGGGAGGAGAGGTGGAGATCATGGAGACCGAAGGGGAAGAACATGTTTTCTATCTGGAAAAGCCCCATTGCGATAAGGCCAAGGATCTGGTGAAGAGAGTTGCAACATTCCTGAAGTCGGAATCAAGCATATAA
- the LOC131308375 gene encoding probable carboxylesterase 13, protein MESNNPEIEYDLSHLCVVYKNGKVERFIGTEIVPPSPADPETGVGSKDIVIEPDTGISARLYKPKPTNQDQKLPLLVYFHGGGFFVQTAFSPTYQPFLNSLAAQANVIIVSVDYRRAPEHPLPIGYDDSWAAVKWVVSHSGGNGEEEWLRDCADFGRVFFGGDSSGANIAHNLAIRAGSDGLDGGKLVGLVLMHPYFWGKDPIGDETTDVAARTFQEKVWLSACPRSTGLDDPLINPVMDPKWPGMGCAKVLVVVAEKDVLKHRGWLYYEELRKSGWGGEAEIVETEGEEHVFYLEKPYCDKAKDLVKRVASFMKMI, encoded by the coding sequence ATGGAGTCAAACAATCCGGAAATCGAATATGATCTATCTCATCTTTGTGTAGTATACAAGAATGGTAAAGTGGAGAGATTTATCGGCACCGAAATTGTTCCTCCTTCGCCTGCGGATCCAGAAACTGGTGTCGGGTCCAAAGACATTGTCATTGAACCCGACACCGGCATATCGGCCCGGCTCTACAAGCCCAAACCCACAAACCAGGATCAAAAACTCCCTCTCCTGGTTTACTTTCACGGCGGTGGATTCTTCGTCCAAACGGCCTTCTCTCCGACATACCAGCCATTCCTCAATTCGCTTGCAGCCCAAGCCAATGTTATTATAGTCTCCGTTGACTACAGAAGAGCTCCGGAGCACCCGCTGCCGATCGGGTACGACGACTCGTGGGCCGCGGTGAAATGGGTCGTGTCTCACTCCGGTGGAAACGGTGAGGAGGAATGGCTGAGAGATTGTGCTGATTTTGGGCGGGTGTTTTTTGGTGGAGATAGTTCTGGTGCAAATATAGCCCATAATTTGGCCATCCGGGCCGGGTCGGACGGGTTGGATGGTGGGAAGCTTGTGGGGTTGGTTTTGATGCATCCGTACTTCTGGGGGAAAGATCCGATTGGTGATGAAACTACTGACGTGGCTGCAAGAACATTTCAAGAGAAGGTGTGGCTTTCGGCATGCCCGAGGAGTACCGGGCTGGACGACCCGTTGATCAACCCGGTGATGGATCCGAAATGGCCAGGCATGGGATGTGCCAAGGTCTTGGTGGTTGTAGCAGAGAAAGATGTTTTGAAACATAGAGGTTGGTTATATTACGAGGAATTGCGAAAGAGCGGGTGGGGAGGAGAGGCGGAGATCGTGGAGACCGAAGGGGAAGAACATGTTTTCTATTTGGAAAAGCCCTATTGTGATAAGGCTAAGGATCTAGTGAAGAGAGTTGCATCCTTTATGAAGATGATTTAA
- the LOC131308376 gene encoding probable carboxylesterase 13, with amino-acid sequence MHLIHHIPLPTSPLHSNPKGTKMFRPLFISCLLISFGGLASSHPEELEVFFQFFFKVYKNGTIEKLDGSGLDVPASLDSDTGVQSKDIVISPETNVSARLYATKDASSKGGVPLLVYFHGGGFSTGTAAYFAFHQFVNSVVAKGKVVAVSVSYRLAPEHCLPIGYDDSWAAVKWVASHAGGGGSEPWLTERVDFNRVYFLGESAGANIAHNVAMRFGSEKLDGVELKGIVLIHPYFLLKEPTTSLLAVNEEMRSNITKLWSYVCPSNTGPSDPRVNPVADPDLGKLGCKRVLVCLAERDPLVDAGKKYAEALRGRGGKDVEIFVSRGKTHVFHLREQDSKEASDLIDRVVSFVNC; translated from the exons ATGCATTTGATTCATCACATTCCCCTCCCAACCTCTCCACTTCATTCCAATCCCAAAGGAACAAAGATGTTCAGACCACTTTTCATTTCCTGCCTGCTCATTTCCTTCGGCGGACTCGCGTCGAGCCACCCTGAAGAATTAGAAGTCTTCTTCCAATTCTTCTTCAAAGTCTACAAAAACGGCACGATCGAGAAACTAGACGGGAGCGGCCTTGACGTCCCCGCGTCTCTGGATTCCGATACGGGCGTCCAGAGCAAAGACATTGTGATTTCCCCAGAAACCAACGTCTCTGCCCGCCTTTACGCGACGAAAGACGCCAGCTCCAAGGGCGGAGTCCCGCTCCTCGTTTACTTTCACGGGGGAGGGTTTTCCACCGGCACCGCTGCTTATTTTGCCTTTCACCAGTTCGTGAATTCCGTCGTTGCGAAAGGTAAAGTCGTGGCGGTTTCCGTTAGCTACAGATTGGCCCCTGAGCATTGTCTGCCGATCGGTTATGATGATTCGTGGGCGGCCGTTAAGTGGGTTGCTTCTCATGCTGGTGGAGGCGGCAGCGAACCGTGGCTGACGGAGAGGGTTGATTTTAACCGCGTTTATTTCCTGG GAGAAAGTGCAGGTGCTAACATAGCCCACAACGTGGCAATGCGGTTCGGGTCGGAAAAACTGGACGGTGTCGAACTCAAGGGCATTGTTTTGATCCACCCATATTTCTTGCTAAAGGAACCAACCACGTCTCTGCTGGCTGTGAATGAAGAGATGAGGAGCAACATCACCAAGCTATGGTCCTACGTGTGCCCCTCCAACACCGGACCTTCCGACCCGCGGGTCAACCCGGTAGCGGATCCCGATTTGGGCAAATTAGGGTGCAAGAGAGTCTTGGTTTGTCTCGCTGAGAGAGACCCATTGGTAGATGCTGGGAAAAAGTACGCAGAAGCATTGCGCGGGAGAGGGGGAAAGGATGTGGAGATTTTTGTGAGCAGAGGGAAAACTCATGTGTTTCATTTGAGGGAGCAAGATTCTAAGGAGGCTTCGGACTTGATTGATCGAGTGGTTTCTTTCGTGAATTGTTGA
- the LOC131308377 gene encoding probable carboxylesterase 13, with the protein MFRPLFISCLLISFGGIASSHPEELQVFFQFFFKVYKNGTIEKLDGHGLDVPASLDSETGVQTKDIVISPETNVSARVYATKDAAASKGGVPLLVYFHGGGFSTGTAAYYAFHQFVCSVVAKGKVVAVSVSYRLAPEHCLPIGYDDSWAAIKWVASHAVGGGTEPWLKERVDFNSIYFLGESAGANIAHNMAMRFGSEKLDGVELKGIVLIHPYFLLKEPTRSLLAVNEEMRNNITKLWPYVCPSTSGPSDPRVNPVADPDLKKLGGKRVLICLAEQDPLMDAGKKYGQALRREGGKVVKKFVSKGKSHVFHLREPNSKEALDLIDRVVSFVDGKSRKTQ; encoded by the exons ATGTTCAGGCCACTCTTCATTTCCTGTCTGCTCATTTCCTTCGGAGGAATCGCATCGAGCCACCCTGAAGAATTACAAGTCTTCTTCCAATTCTTCTTCAAAGTCTACAAAAACGGCACGATCGAGAAGCTGGACGGGCACGGCCTCGATGTCCCGGCATCTCTCGACTCCGAAACGGGTGTCCAGACCAAAGACATTGTGATCTCCCCAGAAACCAATGTCTCCGCCCGTGTTTACGCGACGAAAGACGCCGCTGCCTCGAAGGGCGGAGTCCCGCTCCTCGTTTACTTCCACGGCGGAGGGTTTTCCACCGGCACCGCTGCTTATTACGCCTTCCACCAGTTCGTGTGTTCCGTCGTTGCCAAAGGCAAAGTCGTGGCGGTTTCTGTTAGCTACAGATTGGCCCCCGAGCATTGCCTGCCGATCGGTTATGATGATTCGTGGGCGGCCATTAAGTGGGTTGCTTCTCATGCTGTTGGAGGTGGCACGGAACCGTGGTTGAAGGAGAGGGTTGATTTTAACAGCATTTATTTCCTGG GAGAGAGTGCAGGTGCCAACATAGCCCACAACATGGCAATGCGGTTCGGGTCGGAAAAACTGGACGGTGTCGAACTCAAGGGCATCGTATTGATCCACCCATATTTCTTGCTAAAGGAGCCAACCCGTTCTTTACTGGCTGTCAATGAAGAAATGAGGAACAACATCACCAAGCTGTGGCCCTACGTGTGCCCCTCCACTAGCGGGCCGTCCGACCCGCGGGTCAACCCGGTTGCAGATCCGGATTTGAAGAAGTTAGGGGGCAAGAGAGTCTTGATTTGTCTGGCCGAGCAAGATCCATTGATGGATGCAGGGAAGAAGTATGGTCAAGCATTGCGCAGGGAAGGGGGAAAGGTTGTGAAGAAATTTGTTAGCAAAGGAAAATCGCATGTGTTTCACTTGAGGGAGCCAAATTCCAAGGAGGCTTTGGACTTGATCGATCGAGTGGTTTCTTTCGTGGATGGAAAGTCGAGGAAGACTCAGTAA
- the LOC131308379 gene encoding 2-hydroxyisoflavanone dehydratase-like, which yields MEPTKPEVTHEFPFFRVYNDGRVEKFNWPPETVPPTTNDPITGVQSKDVVISDDPKISARIFLPRLPDPTHKLPVLLYAHGGGFSFRSAFSPHYDAHVRTLAAEARVIAVSVEYRLAPEHPIPACYDDAWAALKWIAAHVKGDGPDPWLNENTDFNRVFVGGDSAGGNISGNLALRAGSIGLPGVRVSGAFLVHPYFGGVELDDKMWLYMCPSASGMDDFRMKPSAEDLGGIGCDRMLVFVAEKDHLCGPGKAYYENLKKSEWMGKVELVENKGEEHCFHLRIPSGDENVVVKKIVSFINQD from the coding sequence ATGGAGCCCACAAAACCAGAAGTAACCCACGAGTTCCCCTTCTTCAGAGTGTATAACGATGGCCGCGTCGAAAAATTCAACTGGCCACCAGAAACGGTCCCGCCCACAACTAACGACCCAATCACCGGCGTCCAATCCAAAGACGTTGTCATATCCGACGACCCGAAAATTTCGGCCCGGATCTTCCTGCCCCGactacccgacccgacccacaAGCTCCCCGTCCTCCTCTACGCCCACGGCGGCGGATTCTCATTCAGGTCCGCCTTCTCCCCCCACTACGACGCCCACGTCAGGACCCTCGCCGCCGAGGCCCGCGTCATTGCAGTCTCCGTCGAGTACAGGCTGGCACCGGAGCACCCGATCCCAGCCTGTTACGACGATGCGTGGGCCGCGCTCAAGTGGATCGCAGCCCATGTCAAAGGAGACGGTCCCGACCCGTGGCTGAACGAAAACACCGATTTTAATCGGGTTTTCGTGGGTGGAGACAGTGCGGGAGGGAACATCTCGGGCAACTTGGCTTTACGGGCCGGGTCGATCGGGCTACCCGGGGTTCGGGTTTCCGGGGCGTTTCTGGTGCACCCGTATTTTGGGGGAGTGGAGCTTGATGACAAGATGTGGTTGTACATGTGTCCTTCCGCTAGTGGGATGGATGATTTTAGGATGAAGCCGTCCGCAGAGGATCTGGGAGGGATCGGGTGTGACAGGATGTTGGTGTTTGTGGCGGAGAAGGATCACCTGTGTGGGCCAGGTAAGGCCTATTATGAGAATTTGAAGAAGAGTGAGTGGATGGGGAAGGTGGAGCTTGTGGAGAACAAAGGAGAGGAACACTGCTTCCATCTGAGGATCCCCTCAGGGGATGAGAATGTTGTGGTTAAAAAGATTGTTTCTTTCATTAATCAGGATTAA